From the Coffea eugenioides isolate CCC68of chromosome 1, Ceug_1.0, whole genome shotgun sequence genome, the window AGGGCATCCCTCTATTCTTTTTGTTGCTTCTATTTCAATAAGTAGATAAACACACTAACAAAGATAAAATAGTTTATGCTTATGCTTTCCCTATCTTATGTTAAATTAAGGGTTTTCCTAAAGGTGCTTATCAAGCACTCGTAAACGCACCTAAATTACATCTAACTtagcaatatatatatacacacacactaATAGCTATTACTCTTCCTTGCatttatgcattttttctaattaattttacattttcaaaaaatgaaCGCCTAAAGTACATTTTAATGATTGCCCAATTGGTACTAGTTAAATAGagtcaaaaattaaaaattttcagcaaaagATTTTTTGTACTCCTAAAGTTGGTGATTTAAttagaccaaaaaaaaaggaatgtgTAATAAAACTTCCTACAAACAAGTCTTTTTATGCAATGTTTGGCTGAAATTGTGTCAGAATTAGTTTCATAATTAATTGTTGAATTTACAATTTTgggtttttcattttctttttgctACAAATATCACTTTGTAATCCCAAATAGCATTAGCGACCATTGTTTAAACTGAAAAGGTTCTTTGctaaaataatttttcattCAAATAACTTTATTTATTCATGTAAgttgaaataattttttcattGAAATAAGTTAATTTATTCATACTCataaaagttttaattgatcttAAAAACTCTTTCTGACTATTTTTATAAAGTAGTTGAATTTTCCTTAGTAAGAGGAAACATACTGTCaagaaattattttatattatgaGATAGACAAGTTGCACTGCTATTTATATACCATAGTTAGTAAAATACGGGACATGTATAACACAAAATATAATAAGCACTTTTATTATGGATAAATCTTTTATACACTGATattgtatacactatcaccatttGATAAATGACAACTCATCTacatttaaatttgaaattcaaattttgctcaCGTGTCATGCAATCAATTGGATACTGTATATCctatcagtatatataagatttactctttcaTTATacagaatttttttcaaaagtacAAATTCGGTGCAACAATGTAAGTTTAGCAAAATTTCGCATTGAAATTCTTTGCAAATAGTATGAATTATTTTTGAAAGTTATATAACTAAAAATATAGATAAGATTACTATAATTTTTCAAGATTTTACTGCATTAATACCACTCTTAACCCTTTCTTCTTGCCGGAATAGTGGGTTCTTTTTGCAATTATAGAAAAAGAACTCAAAAAGAGCTGCAACCATCGAGAATCCGCTGTAAATCTATACCACAGTATAGGAGCCATCGTTGTTAGTCCCAGAGACAAGTGGTGCATGGTTTAGCGCAATCAATTCAAAGCTTCCAGGCATACTCTCGGTGTATTAACTATAATGAGCTGTAAGAACATATAGGTACAACCTAAGGCAGGATGAGGACATGCGCATGCCCACCTCATAGGGGTGCtgtcgagtcgagtcgaactcgagtagtgcactactcgagctcgactcgaggcAAAATAACTAAGCTCGAGCTCAAGCTCGTCACGCTTTTAaaattcgagctcgagctcgaactcgacatCAATTTAtggaactcgagttcgagttcgagctcgagtttaatTAAATGTAATTAATTCAAATCAAGTTCAATCGAGCTTATTCGAGCTCAATCAAGCCTAATCAAgctcaagtaataaaaattaatattttatatatatttttaaataaaagatattattgatatttcataataataaaaattaaaatatatattataaaaagcTCGATAGAGCTCGTCGAGCTCTCGAGTATCATATTTCCAAGATCGAGCTCGACTAACGagcagctcgagctcgagctcggttGACCAAGTAGCTCGCGAGCTCGAGCCGAGCTATTTGGTTCAGCTCCAGCCCTGTAGGGGTGCTAGCAAGTCAAGCTGCTCGCTGCTCGCGAGCAGCTTGATCAAAAGCTTGACTCGAGCTTTGTAAAATCGAGCTCGAGCTactcgttaaatttaacgagtcgagttcgagctcaagaaataagtacttGAGTGCTCGCCGAGctttcatattttatttatattatatatttatattatattatattatatattttttaaaaaaaattatagatttATTTCAAAACTCGAGATATCAAGCCCGagctactcgagctcgagctcgagtagctCGGGCTTGATATTTACTCGAGCTTACTCGAGCtcaaacgagtcgagttcgagtttagttttatttcatcgagtcgagctcgaattCAAATTGTTTTactcgatcgagctcgagttcgagatCGAGTAGCACAAATTttgatcgagctcgagctcgagtatggtgctactcgagctcgactcggctcgatagCACCTCTACCCACCTGCCCAGACGAGTCCCGACCATGCGTATGCTATTCGTTAGAACTGTCCCATGCTAGCCCTCCGCAGCAAATAGTGCGCCCCAATGCACCAACATATAACAATGGCAATATTGTGCTATTTGGAAGTTTAAAATGACATCTTGATGATACATTTATTGAAAATCACTTCTCATTACTCATAAAATCACTTCTCAATAATACATTTTCTTTCACCAATGAAGATCTATTCATCTATTTGAATTATTTAAGAATAAATCTTATAAACACTGACAGTGCatacactatcatcgttgaATTTATAACACGTGTAAAAATTCAATTTCACATtaaaattttgcatagttgtcattcatcaaATACTGACAGTGCATAAagtgtcagtgtaggaaagattaatccattaTCTAAAGTTGGATTGGTTTCAACTTTTTGATTAATTAAAATTGGTAAGTCGTTGGATAAAAACTCCTTTTCTCGGACTATAATACAATTTTGCTATTTCATAGTAGAAAATCACCTACGGACAGTAAATTTTCTTTTAGCAAGAAAAATTGGCATCAACTATACTAACTTTTTAATACAACTAGTTAGTGATTTTGAAccatgaaaaattttctaattttaaactaaaattattaaatcaATAATTTAGGTAATAAAAGTAATTTTTTGCAGTGTAGTAtattacacacacacatatatattatgCATATACatatcaaaaaaatggatgCCATGCATACAAATTTTAGTTTACATAAAATTAGTTAACCCTGAATGAGTTAAATGGTTTACTCAAATTCAGTTGAAACTTGAAAATATCATTATTACTACAGAGTTGTACATATAAACACAATAAAGTAATAAAGTTTTCATAAATTTAATTTCTGATATCCAAGAATAAGACTTAAAAGTAATATTAATGTAGTATAACCTTGAAAAATTATACAGAATTTATATTTAGTTCTGGAACTTTAAAATATATTCATCCTATTCATGTTGGGatttatatatgtaattttgccAAACTCATATTGTTGTATCGAAGTTTTAATTGGACTATTAAAAAAATCTGTATAATAAAAGTACTTACTATATTTCGTATTACACCTATCCTATATTTTATACAGCCATCCTGTATTTTACTAACTATGGTATTTAAACAATAGTGCAACTTGTCTATTTCATAATGTTAAGCAATTTCTTGATAGTATATTTTCTCTTACTAAGGTAAATTCAactattttataaaaataattgTTGAAAAGTTTTTCAGATTAGATAAAACTTTTACAAGTATGAATAAATAAACTCATTTCGATGAAAAAATTACTTCAACATACATGAATAAAAAAACTAATTtcaatgaaaattattttaGCATAGAACCTTTTTAGTTTAGACTATACACTAATGCTATTAGGGAGTATAAAGTGGCAATTGTAATAAAAAAAGTGCAAAAATGAGTTCAACTAAAGCCAAAACTGTAAATTCAACAATTAATTATGAAACTAATTCTAACCAATTTAGCCAAATATTACATAAACAATATGATTTTGTAGGAAGTTCGTATTACACGTTCACTTTTTTTCTTTGAAGTCCAATtaaatcaacacttttaggagTACAAAAAAACTTTActaaatatttttaatttttagtgtAGATTATAAGATAGGGAAGCGTGAACTGTGTTTATCTACTTGTGAAATACAAGCAACGAAAAGAATAAAGGAGCGATGTTTAGGTGCTCATTTTTGACAAACAATCATCAAGATGATTCCTACAGAAATTGGAATAGATAAGCATGGAAGTTGAAATTTTTTAGTTTCCATTAATGTTTTGAAACTCAGACCGTTGATTGAACTGATAAGGTGTTTGGATCGCGATTTAACCGGTCGGATCAATTCAATCCTAGTTTAATgaatgttttaaaaaataatttatataaatatatatgtacaaaatatGACATacaatggactaatttaagactttatatgatgaaaagtttaatattttcaaagaatttagattttcacaaataaaaattttaaattataagttgcaacaaataaattttatctcAGTCTCACTTGTATCTACCAAAaaataatcttaaatccaacccaaaaataccacaatattctaaaattatacaaaattcacgtccaTGGGAGTTAGACATTGtgagtttaaatttttaatttatgtttttaGAATATAGAGAttgcaacttaaaaaaaaaagtttggaaTTTAGAGGAAGTcaggaaaatagaaaatagggatgcaaacttgataagaggcaaaaaatgagaaaaaagtgAGTGGATGTGACATTTAATAATTAGTCTTTAGGGTTAAGAAAAACctattctatatatatatatatatatatatatatatttcaatttaatagataaaaaaaaaaaaagcaaccgGTTCAACGATTCAATCTGGTTCACACGGTTTAAATGGTTTTTACAGATTTTTAAGTCCAGTCAACCCGAGATATGAACCGGATTGGACCGGACCTATGACCCGATCCATGGTCCGGTTCGGTTTGGTTTCAAAACAATGGTTTCCAACGTTAGTTAGTGATGTTTCACCGCACCTTCTCCAACTAAAGTTAAACAAGCATAGTTAGTAAAACCAATCCCAACCGGTGATAATCAGTTCATACATGTGTTCCTTGGCCAAATATACATCGCGAAAAGCCGGAGAatgaatgtataagagaggatCCAATCCCCTTATTTACTGTGTGAATACAGAAAATTTTAATACTTGAATGCCTTTTAATGAGTGCTCTCATTAACCAAACCCATATTAATATATGGATTAACTTTTTTATGTATTAACAAtgtagtaatttttttacaCTAATAGTTTTATTTATATGTCATGTcacatatatataattttaattttaattttgaattcatGTTATGTAATATGATCTAAACTTGTcagtgtaaaaaaaaattatacgcTAATAGTGCATAAAAAAGTTATCCTtaacatattataaatattaattttttttatactaaCAACTTTGAATGTGTGTGATATGTgcatgatttgaaaaatttgaattcatattaTATGTGGTATAACGTAAAAAGTAGTGTATACTTAATACATTACTAGTTGTTCAAAATCACTTGTAGCTAGTTTGGGagtaagaaaatgaaaagagcAAAAAGGTTTTGAAAGgataataaaattttccattATCTGGGAGCAAAAAtgtgaaggaaaagaaaagattcGGAAGGATTTTATCTCTCTTCAAGTAAAGAAAAACTTTCCACccaaaattggtcaaaaagggAAGGAAAGTGCGAAAGTCCTAGTGAATTCTCGAATATGACAAAACTACTTTCAAAATctcaatacaaaaaattttaatttttaatgaGTGCCCCCGCTACAAAACCTTCACCAAAACACCTCCTTTCACTTTATAGAAAGAACATATTTGTAAAGTAATTTATTTGaatatcttttcttttaatttgtaTTCAActtacaaacaaaaaaaaaacctactcaccttcttttctttattaaaaCTTTCAAAGAATATTAATTccatcatttcttttcttttctaacttaccctttctcttctcttcttttctattctaaactcccaaactagctattaATCATTGAATTGGTATTTGGAAACAAAATTAATTGTTTTTCCTGTTTTCCGAGCGTACCCCCTTCCACCTTCGCTTTTTATCCATTCTCAATCTCACACGCCACGTCGAAGAAATACGCACACATACACAAACACACAGTCACACATACACTGAATATCCAACACAGATTGCACAGTACACTACTTTTGAACTGCAACTGTCTCTAACTTTCTATACCAACCCTGCAGAAACCAATCTTCTCACACTTCTGAGCTGGTCTTCTTCCCATCAAATTTCAATATCTATTTCTTGTTCATACTTGTCGTAACTACTAATAGAGTTTCTTGATCTGGGCTTTTGCTATTTTTCATCCTAAACCCATATTTCAATCCATTTTGCTCAATTCCTAGCTGTTAACAGCTTGTCATAGAAAAAGTTCATCTGGGGTCTTGGTGGATTGGAGTTTTATCTCAAGATTTGGGAGATTCTCACCAATGGGTCTTCTAATCTTGCAACTGGTGAGCTCAATttgtattggagactctggaagCGAAATTAATTGTGTTGAATTGGATTCTGGGTTATATAGTTCCTTAGCTGCACTGAATTTATGGATCTGGGCTATTACAATTTGCTTCAAGTTATTAGCTTTTCTTTGATGAATTTGTAGATGATTTTGTACATATGCTTAATGATCTGATTAGACCTGTTACTGTTGAGTTCTGCTATCCGACCTGGGAAAAATTCTGTCTTTGACATGGTAACAGTTGTAATTTAAGGTTTGTGGTAGAATTTTGTACTCTTTTAAATGTGGATTTCGGCTTGGTCTATTCCAAATTGGtaggattttttttcctttaatcttTTGACAGTTTCATTGTACTCGCATTTTCAATATTAAATTAGCTTGAGATGCTTTTACTTAATCAGATGTTGATTAAAAGGATGTACCTGTGATATTCATTTCAGCAGCTTACCACCTGAATTGGCATTTCAGATAATCCTTTCTATTTCTGCAACTTGTCACATTGACTTTCTCCCTTAGTAACTCTTCATATTGGCAATATGATTTTATAGCCAGGTTGAAACTTGTTAAACAGAGGAAGATTCTCAATTGATAAGCATTTTTATATGAGTATACATAAAGTTTACATAGGAGTGGAATATGTATGAAGTTTCAAGATACGTTGttaaattattttctttaatttcttctcCAGTGTTCACAAAATATGCATGCATTCTTGTGATTCTATGTTACTATAGAAACTAGAGGTTAGTGTTGATTTTTAAATGCTTCTCTTCATTTGGCAGATGTATGTATCATGTGTTTGATGTTCTTTGAGCGTAATGGGTAGAGGCCGAGGAAAGGGAAAGAAGCTAACAGTGACTAACAATGATGATGAAAGTGGGGAGGAAGAAAAAATTCCTGCTCAGAAGAGAAGGGGAAGACCACAGAAACTCCTTAAAGATGAGATGGATGAAGAAGGTTCTGAGAAAATAGAGTTGGAAAACAGTGACGACACAAAAACTGGATCATCTAACAAAGAGAGTAAAAGTTCTTCTGTAGACAATGTAAAAAAGAGGAGACGAAATTCTCTACCAAAGGAGAAGATTGATTCAGGGAAGGAGGAAAATGGCAACGGAACCTTGTCTGCTTCTGGTGAACCAGTCAAGTATAATGGTTTTCGGAGTAATGGGAACAGAAGGAAAAGCAAGCCTCGTCGAGCCGCTGAAGCAGTTGTTGAGTGTCAATAACTGTAGGAGTTGCTGCATTTAGTCAATTCCTTATTCACCAAAGCAGACAGATCTCCTGCCAGATCCTGGATTTTGTtattttccttgtactttcgtgATTTTGATAGTCCTTTGTTGGAAAATCCTTTGTGAATTTCAACTGAAAATCAGAACTGATCAAGGTTTCATCACCATCCTGACTGTCACCTTTATTCCCAGATATGAGTTGAATTGTCTGTTGTTATGCGCATGTGGTTTCTTTCTCTGTTCTAAGAGTTTCATATCAGTGCCTCTATGGTATACGCTGAATTCCCAGAAGGCAAATTTTGTTCTTGCAGATGCTCCTCTTTTGTCCTAGACTGTACAATTTATGACCTCAAGTTCCTAAATATTTTGCTTGTTTGATTTGAAAGACTAATAAGAAATATTGTTACAAGTTGAAAAGTTCTCTCAGTGTATTTTTGCTTTCATCAATCTCCAAGTTATGTTGATTCATTTCTATGGTCTGTGGACACAAAATATTGATCTCTTGTAATTGATAATGTCATCTACCAGGGAGTTGCTGCTGTCCTTTGcgttctttttcctttcattttgaGTCATAATGGATGTTCTGTTCTCTATAACTATGGGGAAATGCCACATCTCTGGTCTTTTCACTGCACATACAAGAGAACCATTCCCTTTTCCTCGGAAGTTAAAATTGTTGTGCCCTTGTTCTGGATATGATTACGTTTGTTCTGCACACCTACAATCTGTGGTTGCATGCTGAAATTGTTGTACTCCTGAATTTCAGAGCAGTTGTGCTCTTTGTAAACTGCCGTTGAAGTTGTGTTAAGTGGTTTCAGAATCATGAATTGAAAAGTTTGAGCATGGATGAACTTAATTGTGGAAGTTGCTTCTAATCATGATGGTCCTTCAGCTGGAATCTGAGTGGCATTACCCTTGCAGCAATCAATGTTTTTATACTTCGGATTTGAGTATTCTATTTTTTCAGTCAAAGGAAAATATTTTGTGTCTTTGTTTACAAGAAGACTTCATTCATTCCATAGATATATTTTAGGTGCAAGAGCCTTTGGAAGTATAACTTGTTTGGTTTGAAGTATTTGCATTAGCTTGAATTTGATTCGAGGCTTATGTTAACTGGCTTTCCTCTGTTGAGCTAGAATCTAGGGAATTACCTACTCTGAATCTGTGAATGAGCTTTTTTGTTCTGAAACGATGGTCATAGGCTACCTACTAGGTCATGAGTTTGAAAGCTTTGATTATGTGTAGTCTGGATGTTCAACCACTAAAATGGTAGAATGTACCATGTTTCCTTGATGGTCATGGGCTACCTACTGGTCTGGATGTTAAACTACTAAACTGGTAGAATGCGCTATGTTTCCTTGATGTAGTGTTGCCAAACCTTCATCTGTTACTGATTCGAGAAATCGTGGTGATTTAGGTTttaagatttgaatactattgAGGATgttctcatttttttcttttggaaattttcctgTAGATAAAATGTGAAAGTAGTCGACTGCAAACTAACGGATTGCAGAAACCATAAGAAAAAGAATCCTAAAAAAGTGAAGAATCCAAATAATACAGTGCAGCTGGAATTGCCATATTATAGCTGTATATACTATATATGACCTTCAAAATCACCCAAAGAAAAACAATTGAATTCTGCCTATACATGATTAACTACAATCAAgcacataaacaactaaagaaTTGATTTAACAAACTAATTAACCATCTATAATCATGGAAATGTTTAGACCTTAATCAGAACAAAGTGCAACCACAGCTGTACCATTTCTTCAGGCTTCAATCCTCTTCACAATATACTTCATAATTGTTCATATActtctttttgaactttattctAGATTGAGCAAGTGATGCATGACTCGATTAAAAGGGCGTTTATTATTTCTTCTAGTTTGTTATGGATGTTGAATTTGCCTCTCTCTTCTTCTGTCAGGAACCCATGTTGGAGAACATGCTACACTGGAATTGCTATCTTTGAAGCCCAGGATTGACATCTGAAAAAGGCAAATTCTTTTCAATCACCAAAAACAGGGTCCTCTGCCGCGCCCAAAATTGTTTTTGTAATTGTTCAACACCAGTGGAAGTTGTGGTTGTTTTTTTCCCTCTGGAGGAGGACTAGAGTCACCAGTTTGCTGCGTCGTCACTTGATCATGAATATTGATCACAAGAAGTTCTTCTTAAAAGTCTTCATCTTTCTTTGCCCACACAATTCCTTTGAGGCTGTTGATTTTTGCTCAAAGAATGGTTCTTGATAAAGAATGAGCAAACTGAACTCAGTACTTTTTGCCGACCAAACCATTCTTTTTCCCTTATCCTCCAAAGCATTCTTCAAAGGTACTGCCTATTCACTTGATGGACAAAGTCCAAACTCATCAGCAGAATTCTTCTGTCTTTGGCAATCTGGTTCTAGTACTTCTTTGCAAAAGAACCAATTTTTTACCCTTATTCACCAAAGATTTCTTGAAAggcaccatttttttttaaatcaatgGACAAAATCAACTCATCTTGAATGGAAATGAACCTTGCTCTGCAAAGATTAATTCTCTTTCGAGGGCATAGGTGAAAACTTAAAACCACCATTCTTGATTTTCCATGTGATATGGTGATCAGAATTCTAGAaacaaaaatgcaaatttttagCTAGAATTAAACAGTATATTTCAACAATGAAATCTACAATTCAAATTCTGATTAATTGATCTAATTGAAGTAACAGAGCTACAGAAAAAGTGGAACAGGAAAGAAGGGGAATTGAGAATGCTGGAAAACTTGGCGAATAAGGATGAGAGAGAAACCTCGATAGAGCAATCTTCTCCAAGTTGCATA encodes:
- the LOC113761739 gene encoding uncharacterized protein LOC113761739, producing MGRGRGKGKKLTVTNNDDESGEEEKIPAQKRRGRPQKLLKDEMDEEGSEKIELENSDDTKTGSSNKESKSSSVDNVKKRRRNSLPKEKIDSGKEENGNGTLSASGEPVKYNGFRSNGNRRKSKPRRAAEAVVECQ